A window of Streptomyces sp. SAI-127 contains these coding sequences:
- a CDS encoding SpoIIE family protein phosphatase: MGAQEEHDTARHRFDVADAAPLLLDAHGTVTGWTRDAERLLDYPATEAVGRSVAALLTPEDARRLPEITARCRTEGSWAGLLTALHRHGRPVPVMVRITVAADSDSSERWLVLLSEMAEAPGWDMSRRVLEQMVTRSPIGIAVVDTDLRCVWSNPALEQFGSAPAQQRLGLRFAEIQPGLDSEAIEAQMRRVLETGEPVVEYEHVGRLRSAPHRETAHTMSFTRIDDDRGHPIGVYYTVVDITERHRARQRLALLDRAGECIGRSLDIRRTAQELADVAVPALADYVTVDLLESVLRGAEPTTHVPLLRAGQQSVDEGVPEAVVEVGDVAAYRPGSPPLRCLDSGEPWREERLDPLAAEWATDLPGGRQATFLDLGLHSVMVVPIRARGVTLGVTTFFRRRRQEPFDADDLNLAEDLVSRAAVCVDNARRYTREREAALVLQRSLLPHRLSEQDAVEVSACYRPADELTGLGGDWYDLIQLSGARVALVVGEVPGHGIGAAASMGRLRTAVRTLAALDLPPEEVLGHLDDLVARAAREEGVGPETEDTDSAQGSGCVYVVYDPVDGQCTMAAAGHPAPAVILPDGTVAFVDLPQGPSLGVGGPPFESVEMALAAGSTLALHTDGLLAHGQEWAVDAGRDRLRQALERPAPTLDLRCRAVVDALAPDRPHDDVALLMARTRLLGPDQVADWDVPVDPSLVAEARKTASRQLTDWGLEEFAFTTELVVSELVTNAIRHAVGPIRLRLIRGRSLVCEVFDSGDTAPHLRHPRTTDEGGRGLLLVSQFAQRWGTRFAPEGKIIWAEQSLEEPPD, encoded by the coding sequence GTGGGCGCTCAGGAGGAGCACGACACCGCGCGGCACCGGTTCGACGTGGCCGATGCCGCGCCCCTGCTGCTCGACGCCCACGGCACCGTGACCGGCTGGACCAGGGACGCCGAGCGCCTGCTGGACTACCCCGCCACCGAAGCCGTGGGCCGGAGCGTCGCAGCCCTTCTCACCCCCGAGGACGCCCGCCGGCTGCCGGAGATCACCGCGCGCTGCCGGACCGAAGGGAGCTGGGCGGGGCTGCTGACCGCCCTGCACCGACACGGCCGGCCGGTCCCGGTCATGGTCCGGATCACGGTGGCCGCCGACTCCGACTCCTCGGAACGCTGGCTGGTGCTGCTGTCCGAGATGGCGGAGGCCCCCGGCTGGGACATGAGCCGCCGGGTACTGGAGCAGATGGTCACCCGCTCGCCCATCGGCATCGCGGTCGTGGACACGGACCTGCGCTGTGTGTGGTCGAATCCGGCCCTGGAACAGTTCGGCAGTGCCCCGGCCCAGCAACGGCTGGGACTGCGGTTCGCGGAGATCCAGCCCGGCCTGGACTCCGAGGCGATAGAGGCGCAGATGCGGCGCGTGCTGGAGACCGGTGAACCGGTCGTGGAGTACGAGCACGTCGGCCGGCTCCGCTCCGCCCCGCACCGCGAGACCGCGCACACGATGTCGTTCACCCGGATCGACGACGACCGGGGTCACCCGATCGGCGTCTACTACACGGTCGTCGACATCACCGAGCGGCACCGGGCGCGGCAGCGCCTGGCTCTGCTCGACCGGGCCGGCGAGTGCATCGGCCGCAGCCTGGACATCCGGCGCACCGCGCAGGAGCTGGCCGATGTGGCGGTGCCCGCGCTGGCCGACTACGTCACCGTGGACCTGCTGGAGTCGGTGCTGCGGGGGGCGGAACCCACCACGCACGTGCCGCTGCTGCGGGCCGGGCAGCAGTCGGTGGACGAGGGTGTTCCGGAGGCCGTCGTCGAGGTCGGTGACGTGGCCGCCTACCGGCCCGGGTCGCCCCCGCTGCGCTGTCTCGACTCGGGCGAGCCCTGGCGGGAGGAGCGCCTGGACCCGCTGGCCGCGGAGTGGGCGACCGACCTGCCCGGCGGGCGGCAGGCCACCTTTCTGGATCTGGGCCTGCACAGCGTGATGGTGGTGCCGATCCGTGCCCGGGGCGTCACTCTGGGCGTCACCACCTTCTTCCGCCGGCGCCGCCAGGAACCCTTCGACGCGGACGACCTGAACCTCGCCGAGGATCTCGTCTCGCGGGCGGCCGTCTGCGTCGACAACGCCCGGCGCTACACCCGCGAGCGCGAGGCCGCGCTGGTCCTGCAGCGCAGTCTGCTCCCCCACCGGCTGTCCGAGCAGGACGCCGTGGAGGTGAGCGCCTGTTACCGGCCCGCCGACGAGCTGACGGGACTGGGCGGCGACTGGTACGACCTCATCCAGCTCTCCGGCGCGCGGGTCGCTCTCGTGGTCGGCGAGGTACCCGGGCACGGCATCGGCGCCGCCGCCTCGATGGGCCGGCTGCGGACCGCCGTACGGACGCTGGCGGCGCTGGATCTGCCGCCCGAGGAGGTGCTGGGTCACCTCGACGACCTGGTCGCCCGGGCGGCGCGCGAGGAGGGTGTGGGGCCGGAGACGGAGGACACCGACAGCGCCCAGGGCTCCGGATGTGTGTACGTCGTCTACGACCCGGTCGACGGGCAGTGCACGATGGCCGCCGCCGGCCATCCCGCGCCCGCCGTGATCCTTCCCGATGGCACGGTCGCCTTCGTGGACCTTCCGCAGGGGCCGTCGCTCGGCGTCGGCGGTCCCCCCTTCGAGTCGGTCGAGATGGCCCTGGCGGCGGGCAGCACGCTCGCACTGCACACCGACGGGCTGCTCGCCCACGGCCAGGAGTGGGCCGTGGACGCGGGCCGGGACCGGCTGCGCCAGGCCCTGGAGAGGCCCGCGCCCACGCTCGACCTGCGCTGCCGGGCCGTGGTCGACGCCCTGGCCCCCGACCGGCCGCACGACGACGTGGCCCTGCTCATGGCCCGCACCCGGCTGCTGGGGCCCGACCAGGTCGCGGACTGGGACGTGCCCGTCGACCCGTCCCTGGTCGCCGAGGCCCGCAAGACGGCGTCCCGGCAGCTGACGGACTGGGGCCTGGAGGAGTTCGCCTTCACCACGGAACTGGTCGTGAGCGAACTGGTCACCAACGCCATCCGGCACGCGGTCGGCCCGATCCGGCTCCGGCTGATCCGGGGGCGGTCCCTGGTCTGCGAGGTGTTCGACAGCGGCGACACCGCGCCCCATCTGCGCCACCCGCGTACCACGGACGAGGGCGGCCGGGGGCTGCTGCTGGTCTCCCAGTTCGCCCAGCGCTGGGGCACGCGGTTCGCGCCCGAAGGGAAGATCATCTGGGCCGAGCAGTCCCTCGAGGAGCCACCGGACTGA
- the ddaH gene encoding dimethylargininase, with protein sequence MSDSRVPRRRRFLVCEPRHFAVQYAINPWMHPDTHVDVDLAQEQWRTLIRTYEAHGHDVAAVEPVPGLPDMVFAANSAVVVGGRVFGSLFHAPQRRPESTHYDLWFKTAGYDVHRPAAVCEGEGDLVWTGRYVLAGTGFRTSRDAHREVQEFFGHPVISLTLVDPHFYHLDTALFVLDDANIVYYPEAFSPGSREVLARLYPDAVLATRDDAMAFGLNSVSDGRHVFIAPQAEALAVRLDDHGYVPVPVDLSEFHKAGGGIKCCTQEIRS encoded by the coding sequence GTGTCCGACTCCCGTGTGCCGCGCCGACGGCGTTTCCTCGTCTGCGAACCCAGACACTTCGCCGTGCAGTACGCGATCAATCCCTGGATGCATCCCGACACCCATGTCGACGTGGACCTGGCGCAGGAGCAGTGGCGGACGCTGATCCGCACCTATGAGGCGCACGGTCACGACGTCGCGGCCGTGGAACCGGTGCCCGGTCTCCCGGACATGGTCTTCGCCGCGAACTCGGCGGTCGTCGTCGGCGGCCGCGTCTTCGGCTCCCTCTTCCACGCGCCCCAGCGGCGCCCCGAGTCCACGCACTACGACCTGTGGTTCAAGACGGCGGGCTACGACGTCCACCGTCCCGCCGCCGTCTGCGAGGGCGAGGGCGATCTCGTCTGGACGGGCCGGTACGTGCTGGCCGGAACCGGGTTCCGCACGTCCCGGGACGCGCACCGCGAGGTGCAGGAGTTCTTCGGCCACCCGGTGATCAGCCTGACGCTGGTGGACCCGCACTTCTACCACCTGGACACCGCGCTGTTCGTTCTCGACGACGCCAACATCGTGTACTACCCGGAGGCCTTTTCGCCGGGCAGTCGCGAGGTACTCGCACGGCTGTACCCGGACGCGGTGCTCGCGACCCGGGACGACGCGATGGCGTTCGGCCTGAACTCCGTGTCCGACGGCCGGCACGTCTTCATCGCCCCGCAGGCCGAGGCCCTCGCCGTGCGCCTCGACGACCACGGCTATGTCCCCGTCCCCGTCGACCTCTCCGAGTTCCACAAGGCCGGCGGCGGCATCAAGTGCTGCACCCAGGAGATCCGCTCATGA
- a CDS encoding cation acetate symporter, producing the protein MNSSYSVPAVALVVVATVLVGAFGLRISRTTSDFYVASRTVGPRLNAAAISGEYLSAASFLGIAGLVLVQGPDMLWYPVGYTAGYLVLLLFVAAPLRRSGAYTLPDFAEARLASQAVRRLAGAFVVGVGWLYLLPQLQGAGLTLTVLTRAPQWFGGVIVAAVVVATVAAGGMRSITFVQAFQYWLKLTALLVPGLFLILAWQGDGAPSHAFEEPATFREQRAVRVDSTLDLKLESPLTVRVTGTVDGRRHEDQELRLPAGTHRIDRGTELTFAKGTTVPAADRGTSDGMSTSLAAGREERPLYATYGLILATFLGTMGLPHVVVRFYTSPHGVAARRTTVAVLGLIGCFYLLPPVYGALGRLYAPELTLTGDADAAVLLLPERMIGGLGGDLLGALVAGGAFAAFLSTASGLTMAVAGVLTQDVLPSRGVRHFRLGTVLAMCVPLAASVLVGGLPVADAVGLAFAVSASSFCPLLVLGIWWRRLTPPGAAAGMLVGGGSAFLAVAATMAGFPAGGPLHALLAWPALWSVPLGFLTMVLVSLATASRVPAGTAAILARFHLPEELRAEVKA; encoded by the coding sequence ATGAACTCCAGCTACTCGGTCCCCGCCGTCGCGCTCGTCGTGGTGGCCACGGTGCTCGTCGGTGCGTTCGGCCTGCGCATCTCCCGCACCACGTCCGACTTCTACGTCGCCTCCCGCACCGTCGGCCCCCGCCTGAACGCGGCCGCCATCAGCGGCGAGTACCTCTCCGCCGCGTCCTTCCTGGGCATCGCGGGCCTGGTCCTCGTCCAGGGCCCCGACATGCTCTGGTACCCCGTCGGCTACACGGCCGGCTATCTCGTGCTGCTCCTGTTCGTCGCCGCCCCCCTGCGCCGCTCCGGCGCCTACACCCTGCCCGACTTCGCCGAGGCACGGCTCGCCTCCCAGGCCGTGCGACGGCTCGCGGGCGCCTTCGTGGTCGGTGTCGGCTGGCTCTACCTGCTGCCCCAGCTCCAGGGCGCCGGACTGACGCTGACCGTACTGACCCGGGCGCCCCAGTGGTTCGGCGGAGTGATCGTCGCGGCCGTCGTGGTCGCCACCGTCGCCGCGGGCGGCATGCGCAGCATCACCTTCGTGCAGGCCTTCCAGTACTGGCTCAAGCTCACCGCCCTGCTCGTCCCCGGGCTCTTCCTCATCCTCGCCTGGCAGGGCGACGGCGCCCCCAGCCACGCCTTCGAGGAACCGGCCACCTTCCGCGAACAGCGCGCGGTCCGCGTCGACTCCACCCTCGACCTCAAGCTGGAGAGCCCCCTGACCGTCAGGGTCACCGGCACGGTCGACGGCCGCCGCCACGAGGACCAGGAACTCCGACTCCCCGCAGGCACCCACCGCATCGACCGGGGCACCGAGCTGACCTTCGCCAAGGGCACCACCGTCCCCGCCGCCGACCGCGGCACCAGCGACGGCATGTCGACCTCCCTCGCCGCGGGCCGCGAGGAACGGCCCCTGTACGCCACGTACGGACTGATCCTCGCCACCTTCCTCGGCACCATGGGCCTGCCGCACGTCGTCGTCCGCTTCTACACCAGCCCGCACGGCGTGGCCGCCCGCCGCACCACGGTCGCCGTCCTCGGCCTGATCGGCTGCTTCTACCTCCTGCCCCCGGTCTACGGCGCCCTCGGCCGCCTGTACGCCCCCGAACTCACCCTCACCGGAGACGCCGACGCCGCCGTCCTGCTGCTCCCGGAGCGGATGATCGGCGGCCTCGGCGGCGACCTGCTGGGCGCGCTGGTGGCGGGCGGGGCCTTCGCCGCGTTCCTGTCGACGGCCTCCGGACTCACCATGGCCGTGGCGGGCGTGCTCACCCAGGACGTCCTGCCCTCACGCGGCGTCCGGCACTTCCGACTCGGAACGGTCCTCGCGATGTGCGTCCCGCTGGCCGCGAGCGTCCTGGTCGGCGGGCTGCCGGTCGCCGACGCGGTCGGGCTCGCCTTCGCCGTCTCCGCGTCCTCCTTCTGCCCGCTGCTCGTGCTCGGCATCTGGTGGCGGCGGCTGACCCCGCCGGGCGCGGCCGCGGGCATGCTGGTCGGCGGCGGCTCCGCGTTCCTCGCCGTCGCCGCGACCATGGCCGGCTTCCCGGCCGGCGGCCCGCTGCACGCCCTGCTCGCCTGGCCCGCGCTCTGGTCGGTGCCGCTCGGCTTCCTCACCATGGTGCTGGTGTCCCTGGCCACCGCGAGCCGGGTACCGGCGGGCACGGCGGCGATCCTGGCCCGCTTCCACCTGCCGGAGGAACTGCGGGCGGAGGTGAAGGCATGA
- the rocD gene encoding ornithine--oxo-acid transaminase has product MTAPVSTRSSADLIRAEEPVLAHNYHPLPVVVARAEGTWVQDVEGRRYLDMLAGYSALNFGHRHPALIEAAHRQLDRLTLTSRAFHNDRLAEFAERLAELTGLDMVLPMNTGAEAVESGIKVARKWAYEVKGVPADRATIVVAAENFHGRTTTIVSFSTDETARAGFGPFTPGFRIVPYNDLAALEAAVDETTAAVLLEPIQGEAGVVIPDDGYLTGVRELTRRKGCLFIADEIQSGLGRTGRTLAVEHEGVVPDVLLLGKALGGGIVPVSAVVARRDVLGVLRPGEHGSTFGGNPLAAAVGTAVVELLETGEFQRRAAGLGTVLRDGLADLVGKGVVGFRARGLWAGVDIDPSLGTGREVSKLLMDEGVLVKDTHGSTIRLAPPLTITAEELRSALEVLEKVLRR; this is encoded by the coding sequence ATGACCGCACCCGTAAGCACGCGTTCCTCCGCCGATCTCATCCGTGCCGAGGAGCCGGTCCTCGCGCACAACTACCACCCGCTGCCCGTGGTCGTCGCCCGGGCTGAGGGCACCTGGGTGCAGGACGTGGAGGGCCGCCGCTACCTCGACATGCTGGCCGGCTACTCCGCCCTCAACTTCGGCCACCGCCACCCGGCGCTGATCGAGGCGGCGCACCGGCAGCTGGACCGGCTGACACTGACGTCGAGGGCCTTCCACAACGACCGGCTCGCCGAGTTCGCGGAGCGCCTGGCCGAGCTGACGGGCCTGGACATGGTGCTGCCGATGAACACCGGCGCGGAGGCGGTGGAGAGCGGCATCAAGGTGGCCCGCAAGTGGGCGTACGAGGTCAAGGGCGTGCCGGCCGACCGGGCCACGATCGTGGTGGCGGCGGAGAACTTCCACGGCCGTACGACGACGATCGTGTCCTTCTCCACGGACGAGACGGCCAGGGCGGGCTTCGGCCCCTTCACGCCGGGCTTCCGGATCGTGCCGTACAACGACCTGGCGGCGCTGGAGGCGGCGGTCGACGAGACCACGGCTGCGGTGCTCCTCGAACCCATCCAGGGCGAGGCGGGCGTGGTCATCCCGGACGACGGCTATCTGACCGGCGTCCGCGAGCTGACCCGCCGCAAGGGCTGTCTCTTCATCGCGGACGAGATCCAGTCGGGTCTCGGCCGCACGGGCCGCACCCTGGCCGTGGAGCACGAGGGAGTCGTCCCGGACGTCCTGCTGCTGGGCAAGGCACTGGGCGGCGGCATTGTCCCGGTCTCCGCGGTGGTCGCCCGCCGTGACGTCCTGGGCGTACTGCGCCCGGGCGAACACGGTTCGACGTTCGGCGGCAACCCGCTGGCGGCGGCGGTGGGCACGGCGGTGGTCGAGCTCCTGGAGACGGGCGAGTTCCAGCGCCGGGCGGCCGGCCTGGGCACGGTCCTCAGGGACGGCCTGGCGGACCTGGTCGGCAAGGGGGTCGTCGGCTTCCGTGCCCGGGGTCTGTGGGCCGGTGTCGACATCGACCCGTCCCTCGGCACGGGCCGCGAGGTCAGCAAGCTGCTGATGGACGAGGGCGTCCTGGTCAAGGACACCCACGGCTCGACGATCAGGCTGGCACCGCCACTGACGATCACGGCGGAGGAACTGCGATCGGCACTGGAGGTACTGGAAAAGGTGCTCAGGCGCTGA
- a CDS encoding Lrp/AsnC family transcriptional regulator produces the protein MSSRTVAFDELDRKIITALMANARTSFAEIGSAIGLSSTAVKRRVDRLRETGVITGFTATVEPSALGWRTEAYVEVYCEGAAPPRRLAEVVRNHPEITAAMTVTGGADALLHVRARDVEHFEEVLERIRVEPFIRKTISVMVLSHLLPESPEAGASQPAPEA, from the coding sequence ATGAGCAGCAGGACCGTCGCCTTCGACGAGCTGGACCGGAAGATCATCACCGCGCTGATGGCGAACGCGCGGACGTCCTTCGCGGAGATCGGTTCGGCGATCGGGCTGTCGTCCACGGCGGTGAAGCGGCGGGTGGACCGGCTGCGCGAGACCGGGGTCATCACCGGGTTCACGGCCACGGTGGAGCCGTCGGCGCTGGGCTGGCGTACGGAGGCGTACGTCGAGGTGTACTGCGAGGGCGCGGCTCCGCCGCGGCGGCTCGCGGAGGTGGTCCGCAACCATCCGGAGATCACCGCGGCGATGACGGTGACCGGCGGCGCGGACGCCCTGCTGCATGTGCGGGCGCGGGACGTGGAGCACTTCGAGGAGGTGCTGGAACGCATCCGCGTGGAGCCGTTCATCCGGAAGACGATCAGCGTCATGGTGCTGTCCCACCTCCTCCCGGAAAGCCCCGAGGCGGGGGCGAGCCAGCCCGCACCGGAGGCGTAG
- a CDS encoding histidine kinase encodes MSGFLAGLCVAILPLLAAGFWLGRRTARPQTLGGLGTPVEHATFETLHTASLAAPPLRAGLTEETARKSARRLRSLLGTDALCLTDQKQVLVWDGVGSHHRTEIMERLAGPLETGRGEAFPLTCDAPDCPVRWAVVAPLTVDDRVHGALVACAPRESAVLVRAAGEVARWVSVQLELADLDQSRTRLIEAEIKALRAQISPHFIFNSLAVIASFVRTDPERARELLLEFADFTRYSFRRHGDFTTLADELHAIDHYLALVRARFGDRLAVTLQIAPEVLPVALPFLCLQPLVENAIKHGLEGKTEKCRLQITAQDAGAEALVVIEDDGAGMDPVLLRRILAGEVSPSGGIGLSNVDDRLRQVYGDSYGLVIETAVGAGMKITARLPKYQPGVHSAGRLTDG; translated from the coding sequence ATGAGCGGATTCCTGGCCGGACTGTGCGTGGCGATCCTCCCGCTGCTGGCAGCCGGGTTCTGGCTCGGTAGGCGTACGGCCCGGCCGCAGACACTGGGCGGCCTCGGCACCCCCGTCGAACACGCCACCTTCGAGACCCTGCACACCGCCTCCCTCGCGGCGCCCCCGCTGCGGGCGGGGCTGACGGAGGAGACCGCCCGCAAGTCGGCCCGCAGACTGCGCTCACTGCTCGGCACGGACGCGCTGTGCCTCACCGACCAGAAACAGGTCCTGGTCTGGGACGGCGTGGGCAGCCACCACCGCACCGAGATCATGGAACGCCTCGCGGGCCCGCTGGAGACCGGCCGCGGCGAGGCCTTCCCGCTGACCTGCGACGCCCCCGACTGCCCGGTCCGCTGGGCGGTCGTCGCCCCGCTCACCGTCGACGACCGCGTCCACGGCGCCCTGGTCGCCTGCGCGCCCCGCGAGTCGGCCGTCCTGGTCCGCGCGGCCGGGGAGGTCGCCCGCTGGGTGAGCGTCCAGCTGGAGTTGGCGGACCTGGACCAGTCCCGGACCCGCCTGATCGAGGCCGAGATCAAGGCACTTCGGGCCCAGATCTCCCCGCACTTCATCTTCAACTCGCTCGCGGTGATCGCCAGCTTCGTCCGCACCGACCCCGAACGCGCCCGCGAACTGCTCCTCGAATTCGCCGACTTCACCCGCTACTCGTTCCGCAGGCACGGCGACTTCACCACCCTCGCCGACGAACTCCACGCCATCGACCACTACTTGGCGCTGGTCAGGGCACGCTTCGGCGACCGCCTCGCCGTCACCCTGCAGATCGCCCCGGAGGTGCTGCCGGTCGCCCTGCCGTTCCTGTGCCTGCAGCCGCTGGTCGAGAACGCCATCAAGCACGGCCTGGAGGGCAAGACCGAGAAGTGCCGGCTCCAGATCACCGCCCAGGACGCCGGCGCCGAGGCCCTGGTGGTGATCGAGGACGACGGCGCCGGAATGGACCCGGTCCTGCTCCGCCGTATCCTCGCGGGCGAGGTCAGCCCTTCGGGCGGCATCGGGCTGTCCAACGTCGACGACCGGCTCCGCCAGGTGTACGGCGACTCCTACGGCCTCGTCATCGAGACCGCCGTCGGCGCGGGCATGAAGATCACCGCCCGGCTGCCCAAGTACCAGCCGGGCGTGCACTCGGCGGGCCGTCTCACGGACGGCTGA
- a CDS encoding serine/threonine-protein kinase: MSSGSPMSGVGRVIAGRYLLLNPLGSGGMGHVWLAHDQRLDCEVALKEIVFRDPVEADHEREARVARARAEARHAAGLRGHPHVVTVHDVLEHEGLPWIVMEYVEHAVDLRDLVDSRGPLAPAECARIGLAVLDALTAGHQRGVMHRDVKPANILLAPDRSGSPYGRVLLTDYGISVQPDAGETRYTLASVLVGTSGYLAPERATGGAPTPAADLFSLGCTLYHAVEGVGAFERESHLAEVTAVVMEEPRPAVRAGALGPVLQALLAKDPGQRWSAAEAEAALSRIVTPQAEPYVRTQTDLGSLPPWAGMQVPPPGPPPNGHRSRAEGEPPFVLPPPPPQGGRRRRERSHALRAALACGLGLLLSLGGVWYAMADRSSDDGGGQQGSRQPYGETVGLTRPLRDGDCVVADWPGSERFRGTPRLRLDPTCGTALDGQVMAFVTTSSAGEARRTAAARCEERTRELRDRLADVRGLAVVPTDGGFEAAGRRTACLVLGGNGPVYGPIGSHRRPGSGFADTATMQRRDCLDVRTNRDARLVSCEGSHDEQVLGFTRLAPDVTLSEARTESDTACARAVPPGDYGFDPSVYTAGSWTSEGPWKNGTHFVVCTVRRQNGGTMEGDES; this comes from the coding sequence ATGTCTTCAGGATCACCGATGTCGGGAGTGGGCCGGGTCATCGCCGGCCGCTATCTGTTGCTCAACCCGCTCGGCAGCGGCGGCATGGGCCATGTGTGGCTCGCCCACGACCAGAGACTCGACTGTGAGGTCGCGCTCAAGGAGATCGTGTTCCGTGACCCGGTGGAGGCGGACCACGAGCGGGAGGCCCGGGTGGCACGGGCCCGCGCGGAGGCCCGGCACGCGGCGGGGCTGCGCGGCCATCCGCACGTGGTGACCGTGCACGACGTGCTGGAGCACGAGGGGCTGCCGTGGATCGTCATGGAGTACGTGGAGCACGCGGTGGACCTGCGCGACCTGGTCGACTCCCGCGGACCGCTCGCCCCGGCGGAGTGCGCCCGGATCGGCCTCGCCGTGCTGGACGCGCTGACCGCCGGGCATCAGCGGGGCGTGATGCACCGGGACGTGAAGCCGGCGAACATCCTGCTGGCGCCGGACCGCTCGGGATCACCGTACGGACGCGTCCTGCTCACCGACTACGGCATCTCCGTGCAGCCGGACGCCGGCGAGACCCGGTACACGCTGGCGTCGGTGCTGGTGGGCACGTCGGGCTATCTGGCGCCCGAGCGGGCCACGGGCGGAGCGCCCACCCCGGCCGCCGACCTGTTCTCGCTGGGCTGCACGCTGTACCACGCCGTGGAGGGCGTGGGCGCCTTCGAGCGGGAGTCGCATCTCGCCGAGGTGACCGCGGTGGTCATGGAGGAGCCGCGGCCCGCCGTGCGCGCCGGTGCGCTGGGTCCCGTACTGCAGGCACTGCTCGCCAAGGATCCGGGGCAGCGATGGTCGGCGGCGGAGGCGGAGGCCGCGCTGTCGCGGATCGTGACGCCGCAGGCCGAACCGTACGTCCGCACGCAGACCGACCTCGGTTCCCTGCCGCCCTGGGCCGGGATGCAGGTGCCGCCTCCCGGGCCGCCGCCGAACGGACACCGGTCCCGCGCCGAGGGCGAGCCGCCCTTCGTGCTCCCGCCTCCGCCGCCGCAGGGCGGCCGCCGGCGGCGGGAGCGCTCGCACGCCCTGCGGGCCGCCCTCGCCTGCGGTCTCGGACTGCTGCTGTCCCTGGGCGGCGTGTGGTACGCCATGGCCGACCGGTCGTCGGACGACGGGGGCGGACAACAGGGCTCCCGGCAGCCGTACGGCGAGACGGTCGGTCTCACGAGGCCCCTGCGGGACGGCGACTGCGTCGTCGCCGATTGGCCGGGCTCGGAGCGTTTCCGGGGAACCCCTCGGCTGCGGCTGGACCCCACCTGCGGGACGGCCCTGGACGGCCAGGTGATGGCGTTCGTGACGACCTCCTCGGCCGGCGAGGCGCGGCGGACGGCGGCGGCGAGGTGCGAGGAGCGGACGCGGGAGCTCCGGGACCGGCTCGCGGACGTCCGCGGCCTGGCCGTCGTGCCGACCGACGGGGGCTTCGAGGCGGCGGGACGGCGCACCGCGTGTCTGGTGCTGGGCGGGAACGGGCCGGTGTACGGGCCGATCGGCAGCCATCGCAGGCCGGGCTCGGGGTTCGCGGACACGGCGACCATGCAGCGGCGGGACTGTCTGGACGTGCGCACCAACCGGGACGCCCGGCTGGTCTCCTGCGAGGGCTCCCACGACGAGCAGGTGCTCGGATTCACCCGTCTGGCCCCCGACGTCACGCTGTCCGAGGCACGGACCGAGTCGGACACGGCGTGCGCGCGTGCCGTGCCGCCCGGCGACTACGGTTTCGATCCGTCCGTCTACACGGCGGGTTCCTGGACCAGTGAGGGGCCCTGGAAGAACGGCACACATTTCGTCGTGTGCACCGTCCGCAGGCAGAACGGGGGCACCATGGAGGGGGACGAATCCTGA
- a CDS encoding LytTR family DNA-binding domain-containing protein: MLRALAVDDERPSLEELLYLLSADPRIGSVEGAGDATEALRRINRALESGPGGPEAIDVVFLDINMPGLDGLDLARLLTGFATPPLVVFVTAHEDFAVQAFDLKAVDYVLKPVRKERLAEAVRRAAERLGSAPRIPVHEPDPDHIPVELGGVTRFVAVDDITHVEAQGDYARLHTDKGSHLVRIPLSTLEERWRSRGFVRIHRRHLVALRHVGELRLDAGTVSVVVGGEELQVSRRHTRELRDLLMRRP, encoded by the coding sequence ATGCTGCGCGCCCTGGCTGTCGACGACGAACGCCCCTCGCTGGAGGAACTGCTCTATCTCCTGAGCGCCGACCCCCGGATCGGCAGTGTGGAGGGCGCCGGTGACGCCACCGAGGCGCTGCGCCGCATCAACCGCGCTCTGGAGTCGGGACCCGGCGGGCCCGAGGCGATCGACGTCGTCTTCCTCGACATCAACATGCCCGGCCTCGACGGCCTCGACCTCGCCCGGCTGCTGACCGGGTTCGCCACCCCGCCGCTCGTCGTGTTCGTCACCGCCCACGAGGACTTCGCCGTCCAGGCCTTCGACCTCAAGGCCGTCGACTACGTGCTCAAACCGGTGCGCAAGGAACGCCTCGCGGAAGCCGTCCGCCGCGCCGCCGAACGCCTCGGCAGCGCACCCCGGATACCCGTGCACGAACCCGACCCCGACCACATACCCGTCGAACTCGGCGGGGTGACCCGGTTCGTCGCCGTCGACGACATCACCCACGTCGAGGCCCAGGGCGACTACGCCCGCCTCCACACCGACAAGGGCAGCCACCTCGTCCGGATCCCGCTGTCCACCCTGGAGGAACGCTGGCGCTCCCGAGGCTTCGTCCGCATCCACCGCCGACACCTGGTCGCCCTGCGCCACGTCGGCGAACTCCGCCTGGACGCGGGCACGGTGAGCGTCGTCGTCGGCGGCGAGGAACTCCAGGTCAGCCGTCGCCACACGCGAGAGCTGCGGGACCTGCTGATGAGGAGGCCGTAG